One region of Mycolicibacterium rhodesiae NBB3 genomic DNA includes:
- a CDS encoding SigB/SigF/SigG family RNA polymerase sigma factor, producing the protein MSESTSEYADLTEMFRRLATLDEESAAFRRQRDEIIRRALPLANHIARRFRNRGEPIDDLVQAARVGLVNAVNRFDPENGADFLAFAVPTMMGEVRRHFRDYGWAVKVPRRLKDLQSQMVKARSALSQDLGRAPTATEIANYLGIDRESVIEATIASNNYTTLSTDVQTSTDSEHRAIGDTLGDVDPNLDKVLALQTVRPLIAALPDREQTVLTLRFFENLTQTQIAERMGYSQMHVSRLIAKALATLREQVREPDDADTSGLAVTA; encoded by the coding sequence GTGTCTGAATCGACTTCTGAGTACGCCGACCTCACTGAGATGTTTCGTCGGCTGGCGACTCTCGATGAAGAGTCAGCTGCTTTCCGTCGCCAACGCGACGAAATCATCAGGCGGGCACTTCCGCTTGCCAATCACATCGCTCGCCGTTTCCGTAATCGCGGGGAACCGATCGACGATCTCGTCCAGGCCGCGCGGGTCGGTCTGGTCAATGCCGTCAACCGGTTCGACCCCGAGAACGGCGCGGACTTCCTTGCGTTCGCAGTCCCGACGATGATGGGCGAGGTTCGCCGTCACTTCCGTGACTACGGGTGGGCCGTCAAGGTGCCGCGCCGCCTGAAAGATCTGCAAAGCCAGATGGTCAAGGCCCGCAGCGCGCTGTCTCAAGACCTGGGCCGCGCGCCGACCGCCACGGAGATCGCGAACTACCTCGGCATCGACCGCGAATCGGTCATCGAAGCGACGATCGCGAGCAACAACTACACGACCCTGTCGACCGATGTGCAGACCAGCACGGACTCCGAACACCGCGCCATCGGCGACACCCTCGGCGACGTCGACCCCAACCTCGACAAAGTGTTGGCGCTGCAGACCGTCCGGCCGTTGATCGCGGCCTTACCGGATCGCGAGCAGACCGTGCTGACGCTGCGCTTCTTCGAGAACCTGACCCAGACGCAGATCGCCGAACGCATGGGCTACTCGCAGATGCACGTGTCGCGGCTCATCGCGAAGGCGCTCGCCACGCTCCGCGAGCAGGTTCGCGAACCCGACGATGCCGACACGTCGGGGCTCGCGGTGACCGCGTAA
- a CDS encoding nitroreductase/quinone reductase family protein, protein MSDESAAAIRQERRDWVARHLGAYLRSGGAQGHVEDISDIGGNRFTTHCLLRVKGRKSGKTQIVPLIYGDVGGEVVIVASKGGADEHPDWYLNIQASDHVDIQVATQAFRASWREPEGEERHRIWDFMTRVYPPYLNYQKATTRHIPVIMLAPGESIDVFTEEDLQSS, encoded by the coding sequence ATGAGTGATGAGTCGGCAGCCGCTATCCGGCAGGAACGCCGCGACTGGGTCGCCCGCCACCTCGGGGCCTACCTCCGGTCGGGCGGCGCGCAAGGCCACGTCGAGGACATCAGCGACATCGGCGGCAACCGGTTCACGACCCACTGCCTACTCAGAGTGAAGGGCCGCAAATCCGGCAAGACGCAGATCGTGCCGTTGATCTACGGCGACGTCGGCGGGGAGGTCGTGATCGTCGCGTCGAAGGGCGGCGCCGATGAGCATCCCGACTGGTATCTCAACATCCAGGCCAGCGACCACGTCGACATCCAGGTCGCCACCCAGGCCTTCCGGGCATCCTGGCGTGAACCCGAAGGCGAAGAGCGGCACCGGATCTGGGACTTCATGACGCGGGTGTACCCGCCGTACCTCAACTACCAGAAAGCCACGACGCGACACATCCCGGTGATCATGCTGGCCCCTGGTGAGTCGATCGACGTGTTCACCGAAGAGGACCTTCAGTCCTCGTAG
- a CDS encoding nitroreductase/quinone reductase family protein has protein sequence MAPLDGPLGRLSRGRLHFGKGTIPLVILRSTGAKSGIERDVPLGYFTDGDDVILIASNYGQANHPSWYYNLLKNPQCQLFPDGDTNRGGHFVARRTEGADHDRLFELAAGYASNFASYAVKTDGVRTINVFRLSPKG, from the coding sequence ATGGCGCCGCTCGACGGACCGCTCGGGCGGCTCAGCCGGGGGCGCCTGCACTTCGGGAAGGGCACCATCCCGCTGGTCATTCTGCGGTCGACCGGAGCCAAATCCGGAATCGAGCGCGACGTGCCCCTGGGCTATTTCACCGACGGTGACGACGTCATCCTGATCGCCTCGAACTACGGCCAGGCCAACCATCCGAGCTGGTACTACAACCTGCTGAAGAACCCGCAATGCCAGCTGTTCCCCGACGGCGATACCAACCGTGGCGGTCATTTCGTGGCGCGGCGCACCGAAGGCGCGGACCACGACAGGCTCTTCGAGCTCGCGGCAGGCTACGCGTCCAATTTCGCGTCGTACGCGGTGAAGACCGACGGCGTTCGCACGATCAACGTGTTCCGCCTGTCGCCGAAGGGGTGA
- a CDS encoding alpha/beta hydrolase domain-containing protein, whose protein sequence is MAVESIHVNTVYPHSDSRYEWVEATVEFAVDPDLLANQGIVDLELAPRDTDGMVRYDADLKLLRPVDGGNGKLLFVVPNRGVPTYAPWLKNGFLLDRGYTIASCGWQWDVQRGPATLGMSAPSADVPPGFMRLEWRSDSASADHPLSFTVPEIDALPPGAEALFTFTDYPTVDIDDPEAVLSVRTAPDADPTVISRDSWHFTDETHLTLDGGFKPFHWYELVYRTSRTPVVGCGLLAIRDVVSHLRSDGIDHAFAYGVSQAGRLLRQFLSDGLNVDETGMTVFDGVFSEFASATTGEFNHRYAQPSMAQVIGFGNMAPFAGAELLARQRELGGVPKTIFTNSATEYWNSGGALLHVDPYTGADLPEDPDVRTYLLASTDHFGSSKLKEAFPAANPVHRLDVTPVNRALFVALEDWVCDGVEPPDSKVPRTSDGTAVARKEVLSFFSHTNAPDPSALSYARHIDLGPHARRGVGRWPIQLGEPYVDLVSAVDEDGNEVAGIRLPSVAAPLAAYTGWNPRRHIDELPDVLYERVGSRLPFPPGRPSVTERYPSREDYVAAVRNAAESLVAERFLLADEVDAVVGKAAADY, encoded by the coding sequence ATGGCCGTCGAGTCAATTCACGTGAACACGGTTTACCCCCATTCCGACAGCCGTTACGAATGGGTGGAGGCAACCGTCGAATTCGCGGTCGACCCTGATCTATTGGCGAACCAGGGCATCGTCGACCTCGAGCTCGCGCCCCGCGACACCGATGGAATGGTCCGCTACGACGCCGACCTGAAACTTCTGCGCCCTGTCGACGGGGGCAACGGCAAGCTTCTGTTCGTCGTGCCCAACCGCGGCGTACCCACGTACGCACCGTGGTTGAAGAATGGGTTCCTACTCGACCGCGGCTACACCATCGCATCATGTGGCTGGCAGTGGGACGTGCAGCGCGGGCCCGCCACGTTGGGTATGTCCGCACCGTCCGCCGACGTGCCACCGGGATTCATGCGTCTGGAATGGCGATCCGACAGCGCCAGTGCAGATCACCCACTGAGCTTCACTGTGCCCGAAATCGACGCACTGCCTCCCGGTGCCGAGGCGCTCTTCACGTTCACCGACTACCCGACGGTCGACATCGATGACCCAGAGGCCGTGTTGAGCGTGCGCACCGCGCCGGACGCCGATCCCACCGTGATCAGCAGGGACAGCTGGCATTTCACCGACGAGACACATCTGACGCTCGATGGCGGATTCAAGCCGTTCCACTGGTATGAGTTGGTGTACCGCACGTCGCGGACCCCGGTCGTCGGCTGCGGTCTGCTGGCCATCCGCGATGTGGTTTCCCATCTCCGAAGTGACGGAATCGACCACGCTTTCGCTTACGGTGTGTCGCAGGCGGGCCGGCTCCTTCGTCAGTTCCTCTCCGACGGACTCAACGTCGACGAGACGGGCATGACCGTCTTCGACGGCGTGTTCAGCGAGTTCGCGAGTGCGACAACCGGAGAGTTCAACCACCGGTACGCGCAGCCGTCGATGGCACAGGTCATCGGATTCGGCAACATGGCACCCTTCGCCGGCGCCGAACTGCTTGCACGGCAACGCGAATTGGGCGGCGTGCCGAAAACCATCTTCACCAACAGTGCGACCGAGTACTGGAACAGCGGTGGCGCTTTGTTGCACGTCGACCCGTACACCGGAGCGGACCTCCCCGAGGATCCCGACGTCCGCACCTATCTGCTGGCCAGCACCGACCATTTCGGAAGCAGCAAGCTCAAGGAGGCGTTCCCCGCCGCCAATCCGGTGCACCGTCTTGACGTCACCCCGGTGAATCGAGCGCTGTTCGTTGCGCTGGAGGACTGGGTGTGCGACGGTGTCGAACCGCCCGACAGCAAGGTGCCGCGAACCAGCGACGGCACGGCGGTGGCGCGCAAGGAAGTTCTGTCGTTCTTCAGTCATACCAACGCGCCCGACCCGTCGGCACTTTCGTACGCGCGGCACATCGACCTCGGCCCCCACGCCCGTCGCGGTGTAGGCCGTTGGCCCATCCAACTCGGCGAGCCGTATGTCGACCTGGTGTCGGCCGTGGACGAGGACGGGAACGAGGTGGCCGGCATCCGGCTGCCATCCGTTGCCGCGCCGCTGGCCGCCTACACCGGGTGGAATCCCCGGCGCCACATCGACGAGTTGCCCGATGTGTTGTACGAGCGGGTCGGCAGCAGGCTGCCCTTCCCGCCGGGACGGCCCTCGGTCACCGAGCGTTATCCGTCCCGCGAAGACTACGTCGCCGCGGTTCGCAATGCGGCCGAATCGCTTGTCGCCGAGCGGTTCCTACTTGCCGACGAAGTCGATGCCGTCGTGGGCAAGGCTGCAGCAGACTACTGA
- a CDS encoding LysR family transcriptional regulator, whose amino-acid sequence MEQNLPFDLDALLVFGKVVENRSLSKAATLLGMPKSTVSRKLTKLESDLGIKLLRKNTHQLTVTDLGEQVYSHAVKILAEANGVRALVEGSRQEPQGELRVAIPIFLGIDYASRVGAAFLQHYPHSRLDIRLVDNLVDPIKDGFDVVFGTGPLQDSTLIARKVFSLELFLCATPAFVRQLPAPIVDPVQLDALPFIDFGFGGPRKFSIVKQKRRYDLSPQVRARANNFQVCKQYILQGLGIGPMPTQIICTTELREGSIVPVLPEWKLEAMDVHMIYPFELSFSTLISAFYETACEIIVENSART is encoded by the coding sequence ATGGAACAGAACCTGCCCTTCGACCTCGACGCCCTGCTGGTATTCGGCAAGGTGGTGGAGAACCGCAGCCTCTCGAAGGCGGCGACACTCCTCGGCATGCCCAAGTCCACCGTGAGCCGCAAGCTGACCAAGCTCGAATCCGATTTGGGAATCAAGCTGTTGCGCAAGAACACGCACCAGCTCACCGTCACCGACCTCGGCGAGCAGGTCTACAGCCACGCAGTGAAGATCCTGGCGGAGGCCAATGGGGTGCGCGCGCTCGTGGAGGGCAGCAGGCAGGAACCGCAGGGTGAGCTCAGGGTCGCGATCCCGATCTTCCTTGGCATCGATTACGCGTCGCGGGTCGGTGCGGCCTTTCTGCAGCACTATCCCCACTCGCGATTGGACATCCGACTCGTGGACAACCTCGTCGACCCGATCAAGGACGGGTTCGACGTGGTGTTCGGCACCGGACCGCTGCAGGATTCCACGCTGATCGCGCGGAAGGTGTTCAGTCTCGAACTCTTTCTGTGCGCAACGCCGGCATTCGTGCGGCAATTGCCCGCCCCGATCGTCGACCCGGTGCAATTGGACGCCCTGCCGTTCATCGACTTCGGCTTCGGCGGGCCACGGAAGTTCAGCATCGTCAAGCAAAAGCGCCGCTACGATCTGTCGCCCCAGGTGCGGGCGCGCGCCAACAACTTTCAGGTGTGCAAGCAGTACATCCTGCAGGGACTCGGCATCGGCCCCATGCCCACCCAGATCATCTGCACGACCGAACTGCGCGAGGGCAGCATCGTGCCCGTCCTACCGGAGTGGAAGCTCGAAGCGATGGACGTGCACATGATCTATCCGTTCGAGCTCTCGTTTTCTACACTCATCAGCGCGTTCTACGAGACCGCCTGCGAGATCATCGTCGAGAACTCGGCGCGAACCTGA
- a CDS encoding VOC family protein, with translation MQPDASDHPAPGITGIHHISVTVTDLAASLAWYQRLLGADHLPMKFPHYGCEDTGYGELLVDPRSGVVIGLHTNTGNDGQRFDEARTGLDHVALNVASRADLEAWTARLDDLGIEHSGIRVGEQPFPFATVVFRDPDNIQLELFAAG, from the coding sequence ATGCAGCCAGACGCGTCCGACCACCCAGCTCCCGGCATCACCGGAATCCACCACATCTCCGTCACCGTCACCGACCTGGCGGCCAGCCTCGCCTGGTATCAACGGCTGCTCGGGGCGGATCACCTGCCGATGAAGTTTCCGCATTACGGATGTGAGGACACGGGCTACGGCGAGCTGCTCGTCGACCCGCGCTCGGGCGTCGTGATCGGCCTGCACACCAACACCGGCAATGACGGGCAGCGGTTCGACGAAGCGCGCACGGGGCTGGACCACGTGGCGCTGAACGTCGCTTCCCGCGCCGACCTGGAGGCATGGACGGCTCGGCTCGACGACCTGGGCATCGAGCATTCCGGCATCAGGGTCGGCGAGCAGCCGTTCCCGTTCGCGACCGTGGTGTTCCGTGACCCCGACAACATCCAGCTCGAACTCTTCGCCGCCGGCTGA
- a CDS encoding MMPL family transporter, whose translation MILAALLPLAVKVMRKSSANGGLLVPLAAFTVRRPKLVLAALVALLGISIVVGGGVSDKLAVGGYNAPSSESTHAAELLDQNFGTTANLVIQLLPKEGTIDSPAAGEVANQISDLIKAEPTAKITRSFKDDSATDLRSRDNRSGLLLVHVSGTADEAADTAKQLIAGLPADPNVDVRAGGTLGVQQEIRAKVKNDIKVSESIALPVSLAVLVIVFGGLIAAFLPIVVGITSIVTTLLVLVLMTTVTEVSTHALTVATAFGLGLSIDFGLLMVSRFREERDSGKDHQTAIIATVATAGRTIIFSAATVTLAMLSLLVFPTYFLRSVGIAASATVVLSALSAIIVLPAMLALLGTRIDSLAIIRRKTPLSADSAFWRRFAEAVIRRPLIYAVPVVVVLIGLGVPFLKVQFTNPDERALPTDSNARMVAESLQRDYPIDPSQAITLVTRTDPHVLETLAADVSRIPDVVLVNGSIGKFEKGARVGQTPPREDDGAAYALAYLAVDADSDAAEHIVRDIRAKITDKQVEVGGLTATLIDSRDAIAQRLPWAIGLIAVFTFILLFLFTGSVVVPVKALLLNLLVLSGVLGVMVWIFQEGHLSSLLGFTPAPLNLSMVVLLCAIAFSLSVDYEIFLLSRIKEARDSGLSNNDAIVIGLGRVGRIVTSAALLLTITLVSFANGMSFMKMFGIGTALAVVIDATIIRGVVVPAFLRMAGELNWWAPKPLRWLHSRIGISEALSFEVDEAAAGAPLPAPVELATEKLMTIAKQADLARRVEVISGQHLVASVNGAVIVVATRTSLAQQAMAAQQMAQLVEIVRRTRPEKLSYAFTQLTQSGTWSRNLAEVGVVIPTAAGLEIFLCGGVTVALDDGTGVTLVEGRNRCVHQSVKTPAVAAVITVDELGRRPAAAPHNRNTGHSLPEGIVTGRGAVVWSAEAASAPRPGRPTPASAESVSSVPTLEVALPKRWVVLDDDSRIEIDRDCVIGRDPHGSSAVRQGLRPVAIRDTTGLMSRAHLEVRIVDGELVVADRNSTNGVLIREPGQKVWKRLKPWQPTVFRPGATLQMGGRMLHVQSPTEAPQQRQHALAHAISV comes from the coding sequence ATGATTCTGGCTGCGTTACTGCCGCTCGCGGTGAAAGTGATGCGTAAGAGTTCGGCGAACGGCGGCCTGTTGGTGCCGTTGGCGGCATTCACCGTGCGGCGTCCCAAGTTGGTACTGGCCGCCCTGGTGGCGCTGCTGGGCATCAGCATCGTGGTCGGCGGTGGCGTGTCCGACAAGCTCGCCGTCGGCGGCTACAACGCCCCTTCGTCGGAGTCGACGCACGCCGCCGAACTCCTCGACCAGAACTTCGGCACCACCGCGAACCTGGTGATCCAGCTGCTGCCCAAAGAGGGCACCATCGACAGCCCCGCGGCCGGTGAGGTCGCGAACCAGATATCGGACCTGATCAAGGCAGAGCCGACCGCGAAGATCACGCGCTCGTTCAAAGACGACTCGGCCACCGATCTGCGCAGCCGCGACAATCGGTCCGGCCTGCTCCTGGTCCATGTCAGCGGCACGGCGGACGAGGCCGCGGACACCGCGAAGCAGTTGATCGCCGGCCTACCCGCCGATCCGAACGTCGACGTCCGTGCCGGCGGCACTCTCGGTGTGCAGCAGGAGATCCGGGCGAAGGTCAAAAACGACATCAAGGTCAGCGAGAGCATCGCGCTGCCGGTCTCGCTGGCCGTGCTGGTCATCGTGTTCGGCGGCCTCATCGCCGCGTTCCTGCCGATCGTCGTGGGCATCACGTCGATCGTCACCACGCTGCTGGTGCTCGTGCTGATGACGACGGTGACCGAGGTGTCGACACATGCGCTCACCGTCGCGACCGCGTTCGGGCTCGGGTTGTCGATCGACTTCGGCCTGCTGATGGTGTCGCGTTTCCGCGAAGAACGCGACAGCGGTAAAGACCACCAAACGGCGATCATCGCGACCGTGGCGACCGCGGGCCGCACCATCATCTTCAGCGCGGCGACAGTCACTCTGGCGATGTTGTCGCTGCTGGTGTTTCCCACCTACTTCCTGCGTTCGGTCGGCATCGCCGCGAGTGCGACCGTCGTTCTGTCGGCGTTGAGCGCGATCATCGTGCTGCCCGCGATGCTGGCGCTGCTGGGGACGCGCATCGACTCGCTCGCCATCATCCGACGCAAGACCCCGCTGTCCGCCGACTCCGCGTTCTGGCGCAGGTTTGCCGAGGCGGTCATCCGTCGCCCGCTCATCTACGCCGTACCCGTCGTCGTCGTGCTGATCGGCCTCGGTGTTCCGTTCCTGAAGGTGCAGTTCACCAACCCCGACGAACGTGCACTGCCCACCGATTCGAATGCGCGCATGGTCGCCGAGTCGCTGCAGCGGGACTACCCGATCGATCCGTCACAGGCGATCACCCTGGTGACGCGAACCGATCCCCATGTCCTGGAAACCCTTGCCGCCGACGTGTCCCGAATCCCCGACGTGGTCCTGGTCAACGGTTCCATCGGAAAGTTCGAGAAAGGCGCGCGCGTCGGCCAAACCCCGCCCCGCGAGGACGACGGCGCCGCCTACGCGTTGGCATACCTTGCCGTGGACGCGGATTCGGACGCCGCCGAGCACATCGTGCGCGACATCCGCGCGAAGATCACCGACAAGCAGGTCGAGGTGGGCGGGTTGACCGCCACACTGATCGACAGTCGTGACGCGATCGCTCAGCGGCTGCCGTGGGCGATCGGATTGATCGCGGTGTTCACGTTCATCCTGCTGTTCCTGTTCACCGGTAGCGTTGTCGTGCCGGTGAAAGCGCTGCTGTTGAACCTGCTGGTCCTGTCCGGCGTCCTGGGCGTCATGGTGTGGATCTTCCAGGAGGGCCACCTGTCGTCGCTGTTGGGGTTCACACCGGCGCCACTGAATCTGTCGATGGTGGTTCTGCTGTGTGCCATCGCATTCAGCCTGTCGGTCGACTACGAGATCTTCTTGCTGAGCCGCATCAAGGAGGCACGCGATTCGGGATTGTCCAACAACGACGCGATCGTCATCGGACTCGGCCGGGTCGGCCGGATCGTCACCAGCGCAGCACTTCTGCTGACCATCACGCTGGTCTCGTTCGCCAACGGGATGTCGTTCATGAAGATGTTCGGCATTGGCACCGCTCTGGCAGTGGTGATCGACGCGACGATCATCCGCGGTGTCGTCGTGCCGGCATTCCTGCGAATGGCAGGCGAGCTCAACTGGTGGGCACCGAAGCCGTTGCGATGGTTGCATTCTCGTATCGGCATCAGCGAGGCACTGTCGTTCGAAGTGGACGAGGCGGCAGCCGGCGCACCGCTCCCCGCGCCCGTCGAGCTTGCCACCGAGAAGTTGATGACCATCGCCAAGCAGGCCGATCTCGCCCGCCGGGTCGAGGTCATCTCCGGTCAGCATCTCGTGGCAAGCGTCAACGGCGCCGTGATCGTGGTCGCCACTCGCACCTCGCTGGCCCAGCAGGCCATGGCCGCCCAGCAGATGGCGCAGCTCGTCGAGATCGTGCGGCGGACCCGCCCGGAGAAGTTGTCGTACGCGTTCACACAGCTCACCCAGAGCGGCACGTGGAGCCGCAATCTCGCGGAAGTCGGCGTCGTGATCCCCACCGCCGCAGGCCTGGAGATCTTCTTATGCGGCGGTGTGACCGTCGCGCTGGACGACGGCACCGGAGTGACACTGGTCGAAGGACGAAACCGCTGCGTGCATCAATCCGTCAAGACGCCTGCCGTCGCGGCGGTCATCACCGTCGACGAACTGGGTCGCCGGCCCGCCGCCGCCCCGCACAACCGGAACACCGGCCATTCGCTTCCGGAAGGCATCGTCACGGGTCGCGGCGCGGTTGTGTGGTCCGCCGAGGCCGCATCGGCGCCTCGGCCGGGCCGGCCGACGCCCGCCTCGGCTGAGTCGGTGTCGAGCGTTCCGACGCTCGAGGTCGCACTGCCGAAGCGCTGGGTCGTGCTCGACGACGATTCGCGAATCGAGATCGATCGCGATTGCGTGATCGGCCGCGACCCGCACGGTTCCAGCGCTGTCCGACAGGGTCTTCGCCCCGTGGCCATCCGTGACACCACGGGTCTGATGTCCCGGGCTCACCTCGAAGTCAGGATTGTCGACGGCGAATTGGTGGTCGCAGACCGCAATTCCACCAACGGTGTGCTGATCCGCGAACCTGGACAGAAAGTCTGGAAGCGGCTCAAGCCCTGGCAACCGACGGTCTTCCGCCCCGGCGCCACGCTTCAAATGGGCGGACGCATGCTCCATGTGCAGTCACCCACCGAAGCGCCGCAGCAACGCCAGCACGCCCTTGCGCACGCCATCTCGGTGTAG
- a CDS encoding alpha/beta fold hydrolase, with product MRAVGESAPGQSPQLRELTLHGNRVSYLDEGAGDVLLLIHGIGGSSDCWRDVVHRLSRRHRVIAVDLLGHGRSDKPRSDYSLGAFAVWLRDFLDALNIHEATVVGHSFGGGVALQFAHQHKEYCRRLVLISSGGLGPDLGRLLRMLSLPGAEIALQLIASRPAIQVGKALRRRALSSGQQVTRYSETLKGQAALSNRHSRAAFLKTLRSVVDHRGQAVCALDRLRADLPTMIIFGDQDRCIPVAHAYSAHEAIPGSELHVIPGVGHQPQVQCPETVARLVGDFIDKSATALSWRGARQGLRAVPA from the coding sequence ATGAGAGCAGTAGGCGAATCGGCACCAGGTCAGTCGCCGCAACTCCGCGAACTGACACTGCACGGCAACCGGGTGTCGTACCTGGACGAGGGTGCAGGCGACGTGCTGTTGCTGATTCACGGTATCGGCGGCAGTTCGGACTGCTGGCGCGACGTCGTGCACAGGCTTTCGAGGCGGCACCGCGTCATCGCCGTTGATCTCCTCGGCCACGGACGTTCCGACAAGCCGCGCAGCGACTACTCGCTGGGCGCGTTCGCGGTGTGGCTGCGTGACTTCCTCGACGCGCTGAACATTCACGAGGCCACGGTGGTCGGCCACTCGTTCGGCGGGGGAGTGGCTCTTCAATTCGCCCATCAGCACAAGGAATATTGCCGTCGATTGGTGCTGATCAGCAGCGGTGGCCTCGGCCCCGACCTGGGCCGCTTGCTGCGGATGCTGTCGCTTCCAGGCGCCGAAATCGCGCTGCAGCTGATCGCATCGCGGCCGGCGATCCAGGTGGGCAAGGCTCTTCGTCGACGCGCACTGTCATCGGGTCAGCAGGTCACCAGGTACAGCGAGACGCTGAAAGGGCAGGCCGCACTGTCAAATCGGCACAGTCGTGCGGCGTTCTTGAAGACATTGCGTTCGGTAGTAGACCACCGCGGACAGGCTGTCTGCGCGCTCGACCGACTGCGTGCCGACCTGCCAACGATGATCATCTTCGGCGATCAGGACCGGTGCATCCCCGTTGCACACGCGTACTCGGCGCACGAGGCGATTCCGGGCAGCGAACTCCATGTCATTCCCGGCGTGGGCCATCAGCCACAGGTGCAGTGCCCCGAGACCGTCGCACGTCTCGTCGGTGACTTCATCGACAAGTCCGCGACCGCCCTGTCCTGGCGCGGCGCGCGACAGGGACTCAGGGCAGTCCCGGCCTGA
- a CDS encoding extracellular catalytic domain type 1 short-chain-length polyhydroxyalkanoate depolymerase translates to MSRPGVVNVQVVGRTTVLMVLLLAFLSFSGAHAAAVPAGDFPDGMRFGGLQRTYLVHVPPGLEQPAGLVINLHGAGMTGGAQAAMTNYNAVADQHGFVVAYPEGIDLSWADGRGAAVPDRQGVDDVGFLVAIADRLTKDFGIDPGRVFATGMSAGAFMANRLACSRADVFSAVATVAGTLGSAFPCNPSQPVSVLSIHGTADNVVPFNGGPMVGRGGPSDIVSAPALAQEWRELDGCPAPVEDSPAPSIRRFTAAGCVGGTEVSFVQIDGGGHTWMDASNASGQFFATHGR, encoded by the coding sequence ATGTCGCGACCAGGGGTGGTGAACGTGCAGGTGGTGGGGCGCACGACGGTGTTGATGGTTCTTCTTCTCGCGTTTCTGTCGTTCAGCGGTGCACACGCTGCGGCGGTTCCGGCGGGGGATTTTCCCGACGGCATGAGATTCGGTGGCCTTCAGCGCACCTATCTGGTGCATGTCCCACCGGGACTCGAGCAGCCGGCCGGGCTGGTGATCAACCTGCACGGCGCCGGGATGACCGGCGGCGCCCAGGCGGCGATGACGAACTACAACGCCGTCGCTGATCAGCACGGGTTCGTCGTGGCCTATCCCGAGGGCATCGACCTCAGCTGGGCAGACGGACGCGGCGCGGCGGTGCCCGACCGGCAGGGTGTCGACGATGTGGGTTTCCTCGTCGCGATCGCCGATCGGCTCACGAAGGACTTCGGCATCGACCCCGGCCGGGTATTCGCCACCGGTATGTCGGCCGGCGCGTTCATGGCCAACCGGCTGGCGTGTTCACGTGCGGACGTCTTCTCCGCTGTCGCGACAGTCGCGGGCACGCTCGGGTCGGCGTTCCCGTGCAATCCGTCGCAGCCGGTTTCCGTCCTGAGCATCCACGGGACGGCGGACAACGTCGTGCCGTTCAACGGTGGGCCGATGGTGGGACGCGGCGGCCCGAGCGACATCGTGTCGGCGCCCGCACTGGCGCAGGAATGGCGTGAACTGGACGGTTGCCCGGCGCCCGTCGAGGACTCCCCGGCGCCCTCGATTCGCCGGTTCACCGCTGCAGGATGCGTTGGCGGTACCGAGGTCTCGTTCGTCCAGATCGACGGCGGCGGCCACACGTGGATGGACGCGTCGAATGCCAGCGGGCAGTTCTTCGCCACGCACGGAAGATGA